Proteins encoded by one window of Limnothrix sp. FACHB-406:
- a CDS encoding pentapeptide repeat-containing protein — translation MVFLPRGFVFSRLRAAVGAIALTALLMVSGLGIAAPAWAASSAAIRAIDDAEVSNRNFAGQNLERAEFASENLEQADFHGANLRGAVFNGSNLSGANLQGVDFSNGIGYLSNFNGADLTDAVLSDAMLLRSTFKGAKVQGADFTYAALDRLQAARLCEYAAGTNPQTGADTRESLECP, via the coding sequence TTGGTTTTTTTGCCTCGTGGTTTCGTGTTTTCCCGGCTGCGGGCCGCCGTGGGGGCGATCGCGCTCACGGCCCTGCTAATGGTGAGTGGGCTGGGGATCGCTGCTCCCGCTTGGGCTGCCAGCTCTGCCGCCATCCGGGCCATTGACGATGCGGAAGTGAGCAACCGCAACTTCGCCGGCCAAAACCTGGAGCGGGCTGAATTTGCCAGCGAAAACCTGGAGCAAGCCGACTTCCATGGGGCCAATTTGCGAGGAGCCGTTTTCAATGGCAGCAATCTCAGCGGCGCAAACCTGCAAGGCGTGGATTTCAGCAACGGAATTGGCTACCTGAGCAATTTCAACGGCGCGGATTTAACCGATGCGGTACTGTCCGATGCGATGTTGCTGCGATCGACCTTCAAAGGGGCCAAGGTACAGGGAGCCGATTTTACCTACGCAGCGCTCGATCGCCTGCAAGCGGCCCGGCTCTGTGAATATGCGGCCGGCACCAATCCCCAAACCGGCGCAGATACTCGAGAATCGCTAGAATGCCCCTAG